In Pseudemcibacter aquimaris, the sequence AGAAGAAGCACCAGCTGAAGAAGCTGCTGCTGAAGAAGAAGCTCCTGCTGAAGACGCTGAAGAAGAGAAAGCTGAATAAGCTTAATTTTCGAAAAGAATTTGAAAAGGCGGTCACATTGGCCGCCTTTTTTTATAAGTAAAATCAATACATTGTCGTTTTATTTCATTTTTTTCAATCCAATAACATTTCCCCTCCGTAGCAAAATACATGAGCTTATTTGGTCCTGTGTGTAACGTTTCCAGAAGCATATAGGCTTTACAGCAGGGGGTAATTTTTAAACCTTTATTGGAGAATAAACTCATGAAAAAACTTATTGTCTTAACCGCTATCGGAATTGGTTTCACAACTTCAGCAATCGCAGAAGAAATTTCAAAACCAAAACTGCTTGATGATGTTCAACTTGATGCATTAACAGCTGGTACTATGCCAGACAATCCAGGATGGACTGGCCAAACACAAGCCTATCTATCACCTGGATTTGCAAAATCAAGCGCAGCAAATGGTCGCGGTATTGTTCAAGCAACTTACCTCTTTGGCAACAAAGGCAAAGGTAATGGTTCAGATCCAGACCCACTAGGTTTGGCAGCTGATCATGATCCTGGCGTTGTTGGTGGCGCGCCAGATATGTACCGTTAATCGTTTCTTTAACAGGGCTGCTATGTTTATAGCAGCCCTATGTTCTTTCAGGTGCAACCATGAAGCAATTACTTTTAGCAATATCTGTTATCCTGCTTTCAAATACTTCTCATGCCTTTGGTGCGACAAAATCACTTAAAGAAATTCGTGAAGAAGACATCATCATGCAACAATGGGATACCAGTTGCGCAGCGGCCGCGATGGCCACCATTCTTACATACACATTCAATGACCCTGTTAGTGAACATCAAGTCGCAACGGGACTCCTGCAAAAAACAGAACCATTAAAAGTCAGATATCGTGGCGGTTTTTCAATGTTGGATATGAAGAAGTACGCAACTGAAATTGGTTACGGTGCATCAGGTTTTTATGACCTAAACCTTTCTGACATCAAATACTTTAACACCCCTATAATCCCACTTCGCATCCATGGATATAACCATTATGTGGTTTTTAACGGATTAGACACCAAAGGTAACATAATGATTGCTGATCCCGCCTATGGGAACCGCACTATGAGTAAGAATGAATTCGAAAATGCATGGATTGCAGGTATCGCCTTTGTCATCAAAAGGAGGCAATAATGAAGCAGTTCATTTATATTACGCTTTTTTCATTTGGCCTTTCCCAAATATCCTTTGGCCAAACACCCGAAGAATTGGAAGCCGAACTAAAAGCACAACAAGAAATAAACAGCCTTTTAAAAGATAGAATAGAAGCACTTGAAGCTGAATTAGAAGGTCGAAAATTACAACCACCGCAAGATAGAACGCTCAGCCCTGCAGTAAGTGTTGCATTAGACGACCCGGAAATGGACCGTGCATTAGAACGCGCTTTACAAAGAAACGGAGCAGCAGTATTAGCGCCATATGTTTTTGAAATAACACCAACTCTTTCATGGTCACATACCGGAAGAGATGCATTACAAAACAAAGAAACAATTTATGGCGCCTCTATCGATACCAGACTAGGTCTTCCTGGTGGTTTTATGATCGGTGCTACTCTTCCTTATTTTGACAGAAATATTGATGATCGCGGCAGCAACAATGGAATTGGTGATACGTCATTCACATTATGGAAATCATTTATATCCGGATCAAACAACCCATCAGTCGTTGGAAGCGTACGTTACAGTATTCCGTCAGGTGATGATTTTCGTGAAGCAGGTATTCCGCTGGGATCTGGGTTTCATAAAATATCTGGACGTCTTTCAGCAGTGAAAAGAATTGCACCGCTCGCGTTTTATGGCAATGTTTCATACACACATCACTTTGAAAACACAGTCAATGATATTGCCGCGAAACGTAGTGGTATTTTTGGCATTGGCGGCGGCGTTAATCTGGCGGCGACACCGGAAATCACCTTAAGCACCGGACTAAGTTTCACTTTTGAAAATGAACTTGAAATAGATAGTATTAAAATTGATAACTCAAAATCAACGGTTGGTATCGTTTCATTAGGTACCGGTATTATATTAAATAGAAATGTATTTTTATCATTATCGGCAGGTTTTGGCATTACCGATGATGCACCGGACGTGATCGTTAGCGCATCTTTACCGATACGTTTTTAAAAAATCTCATAATGACCTACATTCCAATCCCTTCCCCAACAATTTATTTAACATTGAATTTGGGTAGCATTCCTTGTACCCCTAATCATAATAAATTATCGGGAGCCATTCATGCGTCATTTATTTATCGCATCACTTTGTATATTCACTGCCATCATCCAAACAAATGCCCAAACCATTGAGCAGGCAACACATTTGATGGATACATGGCTTGATGCGCAGAAAGACTATAATAAATGGCCCAGTATTTCCGTTTCATTTGTGAATGATCAGGAACTTATCTATTCTCGTTCATTCGGGGGTGCGACTCCTGATACGCTTTACCGTATTGCGTCCAATTCGAAATTATTTACAGCGCTCGCCATATTGAAATTGCGTGATCAAGGTAAATTAAACCTTGATGATACGATTGAAAAACATATCGACTGGTACAATATCAAACAAAAATTTGACCAGTCCGATCCCATTACCATTAAATCATTACTAACCCACAATAGCGGCCTGCCCTATGAACCGGATCTTCCCTATTGGTCATATCGTGACGGATATCCTTTTCCGTCACTTGACGAACTAAAACAGGGTACATCGAAAATCGAAACGCTTTATCCGGTGAATGAAAAATATCAATATTCGAACCTTGGGTTTATTTTGCTTGGTCAAATTATCGAAAGCGCATCGGGTGTGAGCTATCATCAATATGTACACGAACAAATCATTGAACCGATGGGCCTTGAAAATACATTTACCAATGTGGACGCAAGTAAACACGGTAATGAACTGGCGGTTGGATACGGTAAATTAGACCGCAAACAAACCCGAATGGAAGTTCCCTTTATCGATACAAAGGCAACAACTTCCGCCGCCGGAATTTCATCATCAGCAAATGATCTTGCCAAATTCCTGATGTGGCAATTGCGTGCTATTGATGGCAAGGGTGATGAAGTCCTTAAACAAGGCACATTCCGTGAAATGACCCGCGCCCACGCCGTGGATACGGGATCAAGCATGGATGTGGGTTATGCGTTTCGCACAAATTACCGCGGCGGCAAATCATATATCGGCCACGGCGGTGTCATGACTGGCCACACATCACAAACGACCATTGAACCGGGTGCAAAACTGGGGGCGGTTACTTTAATGAACACCCATGATACATCACCACTGCAAATCAATTATGTGATGATGGATGTCTTTGGCCCCGTGTTAAAAGCGGATAATGCCCCATCCCAATATGATTTCAGTGAATATCAAGGGTTTTATGATAACCAACCATGGGGCGATGAAAGCTATATTATGCAATGGGGTGACAACCTGATTTCATTTTATCTTTCAAGCAGCAACCCCATAAACGCCATCACCAAATTCCGCCATTTAGAAGGTGATAAATTCATCCGTCTTAATGATGATGGGACAGAAGCCGATGTCATGACGTTCCTGCGCAATGAAGTTGGCAAGGTTATGAGTTATAAAGACCAGAGCGATTATATTTACAAGAAAGATTAATGTTTCGCGGAAAAGAGCATTGATGCCGTGGTTCCCTTACCCAGCTCACTTTCGAGTTTGAATATTCCACCGTGAAGGTCCACCAACTTTTTAACAATCGCGAGGCCAAGGCCCGTACCCTCTTGATTAAGGTCATATTCGCCGCGGGCCTGTTCAAACGGCATCATCACATATTTTAATCTATCCGGTGCAATGCCGATGCCGGTGTCTGATATCTGAATTTGAATGGTATCATCAACTAGTACATGTGTATTGATTTTAATTTCGCCGCCATTATCCGTGAATTTAACAGCATTCGACAGTAAATTTATCACGACCCTGTCAATGGCATGTGGATCACCATAAAGCGTCAGGTTTTCGTCATTATCTTCATTGTCATAAATAATTTTAATATCTTTTTGTTCGGCTTCGGGGCCAAGCATCATGATGGATTTTTCAATGGTGTCTTTTATTGAAAAATCTTCTTCGTTTAATGTCCATTTTCCGGCTTCGATTTTTGATAAATCCAGTATGTCATTGATAACAGTGGCTAAATGCTGTCCGCTATAATTAATGTCTTTGATATAATCTTTATAGGTTGCCTCTTTTTTATTCCAGTCAGCATCCATTAACATAACATCGGAAAAACCGATTATGGCATTAAGCGGCGTTCTGATTTCGTGCGACATATTGGCAAGGAATGTTGATTTTGCCTTATTTGCTTTTTCGGCTGCTTTGCGGGAACGGATAAGTTTTTCTTCGGTTTCTTTCCTTCGTTTAACTTCGTTTCTTAATTTATAATTCCAAAGCATAATGATCAGAATTACCGCAGCAAAAGATAAAACGATCCTTACCAGCAATTCATAATTCGGTTGCTCTTCAATGCTTAACGATAACCAATCTCTGGTGATTTCCGCTTTTTCTCTTGGGGAAATTGAATTGACGGCCTTTTTCATGATACTGGCCAGCAACGGTTTTTCCGTGCTTACACCCATCGAATAATCCAAGATATACGGTGTGTCACCCACGACTTTAATCTGTGAATAGCCGCCGTTAACAATATGATAAGCTGTAAATGGAATACCGCCTACATAAGCATCTACCTCACCGGTACTGACCAGATGTAATGCTTCAGGGATATCTGCGACTTCGACGATTTCGACTTCGGGATAATCTTCGCGGATCATCTTAACCGCAGCAATTCCAGCAACTTGTGCAATCTTTCGCCCACTAAGAGCCTCCATATTGGCAAATATATCATTGCCATCACGCGCGAATATTAGCCTCGCCGATGAAAATATCGGCTCTGTAAATGATAAAACCTCTCTTCTTTCCGGCGTGGAAATAATCAGCGGCAAAAGATCAACCTCACCGCGACCTAACATTTCCATTCCCTCTGCCCAGGTTTCATTGCCAACCCATTCAAACGGTATGCCTAATTCTTCACTGAAAATTTTTAAATAATCCCCAATCATGCCATCTATTTCACCATCTTCATGCACTATTGAAAATGGTTGCGTAGTAGAAAAAGCGACCCTGACTTTATCTGTGTTCGAAAGCCATTTAAGTTCTTCCTGTGTAAGGGCAATGCGCCTTTCTACCAAAGAATGTAAATTCCATTTATTGGCAATAAATTGATATTCATTTTGGCTAATGGCATCTTTTGCCTTTTCCAGAATTGACCTTAAAATCGGCCAATCATTTCGAATACCAACACGTAATCTACTTTCGTTACCTGTATCCGGGAAAAACCGATCACCAATAATTTCAATGTTATCTTCGGGGCTTTC encodes:
- a CDS encoding serine hydrolase domain-containing protein; translated protein: MRHLFIASLCIFTAIIQTNAQTIEQATHLMDTWLDAQKDYNKWPSISVSFVNDQELIYSRSFGGATPDTLYRIASNSKLFTALAILKLRDQGKLNLDDTIEKHIDWYNIKQKFDQSDPITIKSLLTHNSGLPYEPDLPYWSYRDGYPFPSLDELKQGTSKIETLYPVNEKYQYSNLGFILLGQIIESASGVSYHQYVHEQIIEPMGLENTFTNVDASKHGNELAVGYGKLDRKQTRMEVPFIDTKATTSAAGISSSANDLAKFLMWQLRAIDGKGDEVLKQGTFREMTRAHAVDTGSSMDVGYAFRTNYRGGKSYIGHGGVMTGHTSQTTIEPGAKLGAVTLMNTHDTSPLQINYVMMDVFGPVLKADNAPSQYDFSEYQGFYDNQPWGDESYIMQWGDNLISFYLSSSNPINAITKFRHLEGDKFIRLNDDGTEADVMTFLRNEVGKVMSYKDQSDYIYKKD
- a CDS encoding C39 family peptidase, with translation MKQLLLAISVILLSNTSHAFGATKSLKEIREEDIIMQQWDTSCAAAAMATILTYTFNDPVSEHQVATGLLQKTEPLKVRYRGGFSMLDMKKYATEIGYGASGFYDLNLSDIKYFNTPIIPLRIHGYNHYVVFNGLDTKGNIMIADPAYGNRTMSKNEFENAWIAGIAFVIKRRQ
- a CDS encoding transporter substrate-binding domain-containing protein; amino-acid sequence: MALMVEVVTFRNSLFVFLCVILGYSNVYSQGSVDLNLTEEEQQWIAENPVIRAANERSFYPFDFTDENGGAAGFSVDYFNLLARKAGINVEYANGYSWGDLLGMLERKEIDVAPSIIRNTEREKFLIFTEPYVNSPMIYIGLGGSDRIESLNDLRGKRIGVVKGGVPDITYSSRYPELDIVRFNNILESLSALKSGETDIAAVLKPVAEYYIGESPEDNIEIIGDRFFPDTGNESRLRVGIRNDWPILRSILEKAKDAISQNEYQFIANKWNLHSLVERRIALTQEELKWLSNTDKVRVAFSTTQPFSIVHEDGEIDGMIGDYLKIFSEELGIPFEWVGNETWAEGMEMLGRGEVDLLPLIISTPERREVLSFTEPIFSSARLIFARDGNDIFANMEALSGRKIAQVAGIAAVKMIREDYPEVEIVEVADIPEALHLVSTGEVDAYVGGIPFTAYHIVNGGYSQIKVVGDTPYILDYSMGVSTEKPLLASIMKKAVNSISPREKAEITRDWLSLSIEEQPNYELLVRIVLSFAAVILIIMLWNYKLRNEVKRRKETEEKLIRSRKAAEKANKAKSTFLANMSHEIRTPLNAIIGFSDVMLMDADWNKKEATYKDYIKDINYSGQHLATVINDILDLSKIEAGKWTLNEEDFSIKDTIEKSIMMLGPEAEQKDIKIIYDNEDNDENLTLYGDPHAIDRVVINLLSNAVKFTDNGGEIKINTHVLVDDTIQIQISDTGIGIAPDRLKYVMMPFEQARGEYDLNQEGTGLGLAIVKKLVDLHGGIFKLESELGKGTTASMLFSAKH
- a CDS encoding transporter, translating into MKQFIYITLFSFGLSQISFGQTPEELEAELKAQQEINSLLKDRIEALEAELEGRKLQPPQDRTLSPAVSVALDDPEMDRALERALQRNGAAVLAPYVFEITPTLSWSHTGRDALQNKETIYGASIDTRLGLPGGFMIGATLPYFDRNIDDRGSNNGIGDTSFTLWKSFISGSNNPSVVGSVRYSIPSGDDFREAGIPLGSGFHKISGRLSAVKRIAPLAFYGNVSYTHHFENTVNDIAAKRSGIFGIGGGVNLAATPEITLSTGLSFTFENELEIDSIKIDNSKSTVGIVSLGTGIILNRNVFLSLSAGFGITDDAPDVIVSASLPIRF